A single genomic interval of Hoplias malabaricus isolate fHopMal1 chromosome 7, fHopMal1.hap1, whole genome shotgun sequence harbors:
- the LOC136702100 gene encoding plasminogen-like, translated as MDACKTQLLLCVILCAGLLTEQTVSADVLDSYTKTDGAWLLTLLKSQYSVKSVEDCAVKCDTETLFTCRSFMYIEKDRDCITVPANSKIEPVLRRTGMVLFEKKAYLLECVIGTGTDYRGTKTKTKSGILCQRWEGTYPHIPNITPRTHPKADLESNYCRNPDGDKGGPWCYTMDEKKRWENCDIQDCTEECMHCSGEEYRGKVSTTESGLACQRWDSQKPHNHGYIPSVLPEKYLEENYCRNPDGEPRPWCFTESPAKRWEFCSIPRCTSPPPTTVPQLTCTTGDGNNYRGTVSVTESGKTCQTWASQVPQKHSRTPDNYPCKGLDQNYCRNPDNERKPWCYTTDPGTRWEYCNVSICGDEPHPDAPIIAPNEDCYEGDGSTYRGVTSETITGKKCQFWSSMQPHMHKKTPQVYPTADLRRNLCRNPDGDRAPWCYTTDPSVRWEYCRIDRCSSQTTLVTSRPPTRPSAAPSIVPPPRTTAATQKDCKEGNGFTYRGPTSKTITGVTCQAWAAQTPHVSNFSPLTHRDKGLESNECRNPDNDINGPWCYTTDPSKKWDYCQIPDCVSDTDLSCGQPLVKPRRCFGRIVGGCVSKPHSWPWQISLRTSSGVHFCGGTLIDKQWVLTAAHCLERSTRPSAYKVLLGIHTEVATESSKQVRDLEKIVMGPTGTDIALLKLDRPALINDKVLPACLPEKDYIVPSGTECYVTGWGETQGTGGSGILKETGFPVIENKVCNRPAYLNNRVQDHEMCAGNIEGGTDSCQGDSGGPLVCSSQNTFVLQGVTSWGLGCANAMKPGVYARVSKFVDWIDKSIKAGR; from the exons ATGGACGCCTGCAAAACTCAGCTTTTGCTCTGCGTTATCCTTTGTGCAG GTTTATTGACAGAGCAGACTGTGAGTGCAG ATGTTCTGGACTCATACACTAAAACAGATGGTGCTTGGCTCCTCACTTTGCTAAAAAGCCAGTACTCTGTAAAATCAGTGGAGGACTGTGCTGTTAAATGCGATACAGAGACACTGTTCACATGCAG GTCCTTTATGTACATTGAAAAAGATCGAGACTGTATAACGGTGCCAGCCAACTCTAAGATAGAGCCAGTGCTTCGCAGAACGGGTATGGTCCTGTTTGAGAAGAAAG CATATTTACTGGAGTGTGTCATTGGCACTGGCACTGACTACAGAGGGACAAAGACCAAGACAAAATCGGGGATACTTTGTCAGCGGTGGGAGGGTACATACCCTCATATACCAAA CATCACCCCAAGGACTCATCCAAAAGCAGATCTGGAGTCTAATTACTGTAGAAACCCTGATGGAGACAAGGGAGGGCCCTGGTGTTACACTATGGATGAAAAAAAGCGATGGGAAAACTGTGACATCCAGGACTGTACAG AGGAATGCATGCACTGCAGTGGAGAGGAATACAGAGGCAAGGTCTCCACCACCGAGAGCGGTCTGGCCTGCCAGCGCTGGGACTCCCAGAAACCACATAATCATGGATATATCCCTTCGGT CCTTCCTGAGAAGTACCTGGAAGAGAACTACTGCAGAAACCCTGATGGCGAGCCCAGACCTTGGTGTTTCACAGAGAGTCCAGCCAAACGCTGGGAGTTCTGCTCCATTCCTCGCTGCA CATCTCCACCACCTACCACCGTGCCTCAGCTGACATGCACCACTGGAGACGGCAACAATTACAGAGGCACAGTCTCTGTGACAGAATCAGGAAAAACCTGCCAGACCTGGGCATCTCAGGTCCCTCAGAAACACTCGAGAACACCAGACAATTACCCCTGCAA AGGTCTTGACCAGAACTACTGCAGAAACCCAGACAATGAGAGAAAACCCTGGTGTTACACAACTGATCCAGGCACCCGCTGGGAGTACTGTAACGTGTCGATCTGTGGAGATGAGCCCCATCCCG ATGCGCCCATTATTGCTCCGAATGAGGACTGTTATGAAGGAGATGGCAGCACATATCGAGGAGTGACGTCAGAGACCATCACTGGAAAGAAATGCCAGTTCTGGAGCTCTATGCAGCCTCATATGCACAAGAAGACACCTCAGGTGTACCCCACTGC AGACTTGCGGAGGAACTTGTGCAGGAATCCTGATGGTGACCGAGCTCCTTGGTGTTACACCACTGACCCCTCAGTGCGCTGGGAGTACTGCAGGATTGACCGTTGTTCCAGCCAAACCACCTTAGTGACTTCTCGACCTCCTACCAGACCTTCCGCCGCTCCATCAATTGTCCCTCCGCCCCGAACCACAGCTGCAACACAGAAAG ACTGTAAGGAAGGAAATGGCTTCACCTACCGGGGTCCGACATCTAAGACCATCACAGGAGTGACCTGTCAAGCTTGGGCCGCCCAGACCCCCCACGTTTCTAACTTCAGTCCTCTAACACACCGAGACAAGGGCTTGGAGTCCAAT GAATGCAGAAATCCCGATAATGACATCAATGGGCCTTGGTGTTACACTACAGACCCTAGTAAGAAGTGGGACTACTGTCAAATCCCAGACTGTG TATCAGACACTGACCTGAGTTGTGGACAGCCGCTAGTGAAACCAAGGCGCTGCTTTGGTCGGATTGTCGGTGGATGTGTCTCTAAGCCTCACTCCTGGCCTTGGCAGATCAGCCTTAGAACCAG CTCTGGTGTTCATTTCTGTGGTGGAACATTAATCGACAAGCAGTGGGTTCTGACAGCAGCCCACTGCCTGGAGCG TTCCACTAGACCTTCTgcctacaaagtgcttctgggAATCCATACAGAGGTAGCAACTGAATCCTCCAAACAGGTCAGAGACTTGGAAAAGATTGTGATGGGACCAACAGGAACAGATATCGCACTTCTCAAGCTAGACCG GCCTGCACTGATAAATGACAAGGTGCTGCCAGCATGTTTGCCTGAGAAAGACTACATTGTCCCAAGTGGAACTGAGTGCTATGTGACAGGATGGGGAGAAACACAAG GAACGGGTGGGTCAGGTATTTTGAAGGAGACTGGATTTCCAGTTATTGAAAACAAAGTATGTAACCGTCCAGCGTACCTGAACAACCGGGTGCAGGACCATGAGATGTGTGCAGGAAACATAGAGGGAGGAACCGACAGCTGTCAG GGCGACAGTGGAGGTCCCTTGGTATGTTCCTCTCAGAACACATTTGTTCTACAGGGGGTAACTTCTTGGGGACTTGGTTGTGCTAACGCCATGAAGCCTGGAGTATACGCCAGAGTCTCCAAGTTTGTTGACTGGATTGATAAATCGATTAAAGCAGGTCGTTGA
- the gpr31 gene encoding 12-(S)-hydroxy-5,8,10,14-eicosatetraenoic acid receptor yields the protein MGFNHPSENCTARNPELYMFYFSVMIMEFILALPLNVSVMYIFIFKLKFWKSKSNNIFLFNLVLADILLLICLLVRADSFRKGERRSENDIMCRAVLFLLFLNRGASIGFLTIVSINRYFSVVHPGIKNPLKILKRSVLISILIWILLLPMTIPTMLKTFECCQTYNNPDDYIVVEVLREVVFFSQVLIPFTVLVYCTIRITNRLKEKSVGDRTKLQRAMFLVIAVILVFSLCFLPSALSRMVLLIMRAREDAKAEEIAVRVHDGLMCLSYLDCLLDPIVYCLSSTKFKDLYLSTYLPFLMKNKHLEHR from the coding sequence ATGGGCTTCAACCACCCAAGCGAAAACTGTACGGCCAGAAACCCGGAGTTGTACATGTTCTACTTCTCTGTGATGATAATGGAGTTTATCCTGGCTCTTCCTTTGAACGTTTCCGTGATGTACATTTTCATCTTTAAGCTCAAGTTCTGGAAATCAAAGAGCAACAATATTTTCTTGTTTAATCTCGTGCTGGCTGACATCCTGCTGCTTATTTGTTTGCTGGTAAGAGCAGACAGTTTTCGGAAAGGAGAGAGACGCAGTGAAAATGACATCATGTGTAGAGCAGTCCTCTTCCTGCTGTTCCTGAACCGAGGAGCCAGCATTGGTTTTCTGACTATTGTTTCCATTAACCGTTACTTCAGCGTGGTGCATCCAGGAATAAAAAACCCCCTCAAGATTCTGAAACGCTCCGTCCTCATCTCCATTCTTATCTGGATATTACTGCTCCCTATGACCATCCCAACGATGCTGAAGACCTTCGAGTGCTGCCAAACTTACAATAACCCCGATGATTACATTGTTGTGGAAGTCCTCAGAGAGGTGGTGTTTTTCAGCCAGGTCCTGATCCCTTTCACAGTGTTGGTGTACTGCACCATACGCATCACCAACCGCTTGAAGGAGAAGAGTGTGGGCGATAGGACCAAGCTGCAAAGAGCCATGTTCCTGGTCATCGCTGTCATTCTggtcttctctctctgtttcttgcCATCCGCCTTATCGAGGATGGTGCTGTTGATCATGAGGGCGAGGGAGGATGCCAAAGCAGAGGAGATTGCAGTTCGAGTTCATGATGGTCTCATGTGCCTCTCCTATTTGGACTGTCTCCTGGACCCCATCGTGTACTGCCTCAGCAGCACGAAGTTCAAAGATTTATATCTATCAACCTACCTTCCCTTtctaatgaaaaacaaacacttaGAACATCGGTGA